In Gemmata obscuriglobus, a single genomic region encodes these proteins:
- a CDS encoding DUF4198 domain-containing protein, with protein sequence MRRSLGPLLVAALATGCSESGPQPNELAPHPVHGKVVYDGKPAAGVIVTLIPSDAPMVPHIPRNPQSVTNPDGTFALSTFADGDGAPEGGYQVIFRWPGEKNAKAEGEAQEDTDRLMGWYDGTHSTLTCRVKPGRNDLPTFNLPKVDRPPPVSRGIPGRN encoded by the coding sequence ATGAGACGCTCGCTCGGCCCCTTGCTGGTCGCCGCACTGGCAACGGGCTGCTCGGAGTCGGGTCCCCAGCCCAACGAACTGGCCCCGCACCCCGTTCACGGCAAAGTGGTGTACGACGGCAAACCCGCCGCGGGGGTGATCGTCACGCTCATCCCGTCCGACGCGCCGATGGTGCCGCACATACCGCGAAACCCGCAGTCCGTTACCAACCCCGACGGCACGTTCGCACTGTCGACGTTCGCCGACGGCGACGGCGCACCCGAGGGCGGCTATCAGGTGATTTTCCGGTGGCCGGGCGAGAAAAACGCTAAAGCCGAAGGTGAGGCCCAGGAGGATACGGACCGGCTGATGGGTTGGTACGACGGGACCCACTCGACACTCACATGCCGCGTGAAGCCGGGCCGAAACGACTTGCCCACATTCAACCTCCCGAAGGTGGACCGGCCTCCGCCGGTGTCACGGGGAATTCCGGGCCGGAACTGA
- a CDS encoding DUF1559 domain-containing protein codes for MTITRATRRAFTLIELLVVIAIIAVLIGLLLPAVQKVREAAARTKCQNNLKQVGLALNNFHATFGVFPPGAAASTTSGTSQSHLKKAGLTVFNVNHSWAVFVLPYIEQDNVQKQYSMTVSWDHANNRTAIANRIPVFMCPTVPNGDARVCERVSGAKNPPADYAPDNGYAKELAENDGVCDVVPDYSGILVVNRVYSVAEVQDGASNTFIISEIAGRPDRWQAGKLTGANVQTDGGWADRENEYITHGMNAAGTGGGTCHTNCSNNNEVYSFHLGGAHHVMADGSVRFVKQSMDIRQFVKHITRAGGETLSDN; via the coding sequence ATGACTATCACGCGAGCGACACGCCGCGCGTTCACGCTGATCGAATTGCTGGTGGTGATCGCGATTATTGCGGTCTTGATTGGGCTGCTGCTGCCCGCTGTCCAAAAGGTGCGCGAGGCCGCCGCGCGGACGAAGTGCCAGAACAACCTCAAACAGGTCGGCCTGGCGCTCAACAATTTCCACGCGACCTTCGGGGTGTTCCCGCCCGGGGCGGCCGCCTCGACCACGAGCGGCACGAGCCAGTCGCACCTGAAAAAGGCCGGGCTGACGGTGTTCAACGTGAACCACAGTTGGGCCGTGTTCGTCCTGCCGTACATCGAGCAGGACAACGTCCAGAAGCAGTACTCCATGACGGTGTCGTGGGACCACGCGAACAACCGTACCGCGATCGCCAACCGCATCCCGGTGTTCATGTGCCCCACGGTGCCCAACGGCGACGCGCGGGTGTGCGAGCGCGTCAGCGGCGCCAAAAACCCGCCCGCCGATTACGCGCCGGACAACGGGTACGCCAAGGAACTGGCCGAAAACGACGGCGTTTGTGACGTGGTTCCCGATTATAGCGGCATCCTCGTCGTCAACCGGGTCTACTCGGTTGCCGAAGTGCAAGACGGCGCGTCCAACACGTTCATCATCTCAGAAATTGCCGGGCGGCCCGACCGGTGGCAGGCGGGCAAGCTGACGGGCGCGAACGTGCAGACCGACGGCGGCTGGGCGGACCGTGAGAACGAGTACATCACGCACGGGATGAACGCGGCCGGCACCGGCGGCGGAACCTGTCACACCAACTGCTCGAACAACAACGAGGTGTACAGCTTCCACTTGGGCGGCGCGCACCACGTGATGGCGGACGGGTCGGTGCGCTTCGTCAAGCAGTCAATGGACATCCGGCAGTTCGTCAAGCACATTACCCGGGCCGGCGGTGAAACGCTGTCCGACAACTGA